The Osmia bicornis bicornis chromosome 11, iOsmBic2.1, whole genome shotgun sequence genome includes the window ataaacaattttctgaTTCTTCTTGTAAAAgatttaaagaaacaaaatatttattcttcgTTGCATAATGTATTTAAATACgatcttttattttctcatgttattatatttttatatctcagaaaatattcatttatattcTCTTTATGTACAAATCATATTATGTTTTCATATGTCATAACAGGAGATTCTGTGGGTAGAGATAAAACAACACTGTTGGAATTTCCAGTAACTCCTAGTACTGAATGCTCAAGAGTATCATCTAAAAGTTATGTATTTACGCTTGATACAGATAGTTTACTTATAACATTTGCCAATGAAACAGGTAAGctgtttgaaaattataataaagataTACCAATTTGAAAGATTACATGTTATTAACAGAATGATGTAATTTTTTCTGTATAGATTTTAGAAACTTCCATTCACAAATATTAAAACTGAAAAATGGTAAAGGTGTGTCTGCATTTAACGAAAGAACCGAAGAATCATCTGCCATGCAATACTTTCAGTTCTATGGTTACCTATCCCAGCAACAAAATATGATGCAAGATTATATTAGGACCAGTACATACCAACGAGCAATTCTGGGGAACCTGTCTGATTTTAAAGATAAAGTTGTTCTAGATGTCGGTGCTGGTTCTGGGATATTGTCGTTTTTTGCGGTTCAAGCAGGTGCAAAAAAAGTATACGCAGTAGAAGCAAGTAATATGGCAAATCATGCAGAGTTATTAGTCGCTGCGAATAATTTATCAGATAAGATCATTGTCATAGCTggtaaaatagaagaaattgaTTTACCTGAAAGAGTAGACTGCATAGTAAGCGAACCTATGGGTTACATGTTGTataacgaaagaatgcttgaaACTTATCTTCATGCAAAAAAGTGGCTAGTTCCAAGTAAGTAATTAACATTagtttcttgtttttcttAATCTTTATAGCagcaattaaataattatttcataggTGGAAGAATGTTTCCTTCCCGGGGTGATCTGCACATTGCACCATTTTCTGACGAAAATCTTTACATGGAGCAATTCAATAAAGCTAATTTTTGGTATCAAACGTGTTTCCATGGTGTAGATCTCTCAGCAATGAGAAATAATGCAATTAAAGAGTACTTTAGACAACCAATTGTTGATACCTTTGATATAAGAATTTGTATGGCTAAATCTATCAGACATATAGTAGACTTTCAAACTGCTAATGAGACTGATTTACATAAAATAGGTAAAACTTACACATGATCTTCATATTAGAGGTCCTCGATGGTCACGAGTATTAAAtcgtttatatattctttaGAAATTGATGTTGATTTTCATATACTGGAAAGTGGCACCTGTCACGGGCTTGCATTTTGGTTCGACGTTGCATTTATTGGATCGACACAACAGGTTTGGTTAAGTACAGCTCCCACGGAACCGCTTACACATTGGTACCAAGTTCGTTGCCTCTTGGAAAATCCATTGTTCTGTAAAAGTGGTCAGTTATTATCAGGAAAAGTAATTCTTGTAGCAAATAAAAGGTGAAGCTAATTCTTGAAACTTCTAAGCATTCGTTAACGTCGGTTACACGTGcaatttcatacattttcTAGACAATCATACGACGTGACAATAGAACTGAAGTTAGAAGGAACGAATATGGAAAGTAGTAGTAATACTCTGGATTTGAAAAATCCGTACTTCAGATACACTGGTGCAGCAGCACAGCCACCTCCTGGTTTAAACAATACCTCGCCTAGTGAATCGTACTGGACGACTTTGGATGCTCAGGGTGCTAGGCAAGCAGTAAACATGGTTAATGGAATGTCAGTAAACGGTTTGGGAGAAGTCTCTATGGATGCAACCGCAGCTGTAAATCCTAGCAATTTACTTGCAATTGGTAAGAACACGAAGATacatttatacatttttacgAATAATATTGTGCGTTAATAATCATCTAATatgtgaatttttattttaggaatAAATTCATGTTCAAATAAACTTAACCACCAATATTCACTCTTTAAACACGTATATTACA containing:
- the LOC114877779 gene encoding histone-arginine methyltransferase CARMER isoform X2: MAKVFRAVTVSTLSNNGQSTAKYNKPVTVNINYDPQGLSVEFLAGDSVGRDKTTLLEFPVTPSTECSRVSSKSYVFTLDTDSLLITFANETDFRNFHSQILKLKNGKGVSAFNERTEESSAMQYFQFYGYLSQQQNMMQDYIRTSTYQRAILGNLSDFKDKVVLDVGAGSGILSFFAVQAGAKKVYAVEASNMANHAELLVAANNLSDKIIVIAGKIEEIDLPERVDCIVSEPMGYMLYNERMLETYLHAKKWLVPSGRMFPSRGDLHIAPFSDENLYMEQFNKANFWYQTCFHGVDLSAMRNNAIKEYFRQPIVDTFDIRICMAKSIRHIVDFQTANETDLHKIEIDVDFHILESGTCHGLAFWFDVAFIGSTQQVWLSTAPTEPLTHWYQVRCLLENPLFCKSGQLLSGKVILVANKRQSYDVTIELKLEGTNMESSSNTLDLKNPYFRYTGAAAQPPPGLNNTSPSESYWTTLDAQGARQAVNMVNGMSVNGLGEVSMDATAAVNPSNLLAIGGQPNIHPGSISSTGRGRVGGTATSTQAAQLIGGGITPNMFTSPATQSLVLGNTSHYPVNPSLMIGDYVTPGNGISSQTYRQ
- the LOC114877779 gene encoding histone-arginine methyltransferase CARMER isoform X3; translation: MAKVFRAVTVSTLSNNGQSTAKYNKPVTVNINYDPQGLSVEFLAGDSVGRDKTTLLEFPVTPSTECSRVSSKSYVFTLDTDSLLITFANETDFRNFHSQILKLKNGKGVSAFNERTEESSAMQYFQFYGYLSQQQNMMQDYIRTSTYQRAILGNLSDFKDKVVLDVGAGSGILSFFAVQAGAKKVYAVEASNMANHAELLVAANNLSDKIIVIAGKIEEIDLPERVDCIVSEPMGYMLYNERMLETYLHAKKWLVPSGRMFPSRGDLHIAPFSDENLYMEQFNKANFWYQTCFHGVDLSAMRNNAIKEYFRQPIVDTFDIRICMAKSIRHIVDFQTANETDLHKIEIDVDFHILESGTCHGLAFWFDVAFIGSTQQVWLSTAPTEPLTHWYQVRCLLENPLFCKSGQLLSGKVILVANKRQSYDVTIELKLEGTNMESSSNTLDLKNPYFRYTGAAAQPPPGLNNTSPSESYWTTLDAQGARQAVNMVNGMSVNGLGEVSMDATAAVNPSNLLAIGGQPNIHPGSISSTGRGRVGGTATSTQAAQLIGGGITPNMFTSPATTA
- the LOC114877779 gene encoding histone-arginine methyltransferase CARMER isoform X1, translated to MAKVFRAVTVSTLSNNGQSTAKYNKPVTVNINYDPQGLSVEFLAGDSVGRDKTTLLEFPVTPSTECSRVSSKSYVFTLDTDSLLITFANETDFRNFHSQILKLKNGKGVSAFNERTEESSAMQYFQFYGYLSQQQNMMQDYIRTSTYQRAILGNLSDFKDKVVLDVGAGSGILSFFAVQAGAKKVYAVEASNMANHAELLVAANNLSDKIIVIAGKIEEIDLPERVDCIVSEPMGYMLYNERMLETYLHAKKWLVPSGRMFPSRGDLHIAPFSDENLYMEQFNKANFWYQTCFHGVDLSAMRNNAIKEYFRQPIVDTFDIRICMAKSIRHIVDFQTANETDLHKIEIDVDFHILESGTCHGLAFWFDVAFIGSTQQVWLSTAPTEPLTHWYQVRCLLENPLFCKSGQLLSGKVILVANKRQSYDVTIELKLEGTNMESSSNTLDLKNPYFRYTGAAAQPPPGLNNTSPSESYWTTLDAQGARQAVNMVNGMSVNGLGEVSMDATAAVNPSNLLAIGGQPNIHPGSISSTGRGRVGGTATSTQAAQLIGGGITPNMFTSPATLGVTFQQSLVLGNTSHYPVNPSLMIGDYVTPGNGISSQTYRQ